From a single Pyxicephalus adspersus chromosome 11, UCB_Pads_2.0, whole genome shotgun sequence genomic region:
- the LOC140340632 gene encoding phospholipase A2 inhibitor and Ly6/PLAUR domain-containing protein-like, protein MASFFGVVGTLLSLVAFGYALSCMDCRSADEKQCIGPTLTCAHGFVCKAEKITFKGHCNVTGSYVKTCAPINQCALKGIARFPKGMNLKMSTSCCTTNNCNPDQPTFPAAVLKHNGIECPFCMSEGSDCYSSENMPCTGNETMCIYQTADITVGKSLERKAFRGCATQSICNLIRLSYGSNGIHTDIKISCTSGTKGLQNGFYILAIICPFLLKLFENV, encoded by the exons ATGGCGTCGTTCTTTGGAGTTGTTGGTACTCTCTTGTCTTTGGTGGCATTTg GATACGCACTCAGTTGTATGGATTGCCGATCTGCGGATGAAAAGCAGTGTATTGGCCCCACACTCACTTGTGCACACGGCTTTGTATGTAAAGCTGAAAAAATAACCTTCAAAGGCC ACTGCAACGTGACAGGAAGCTATGTTAAGACCTGTGCACCCATAAACCAATGTGCCCTCAAAGGAATTGCCAGGTTTCCCAAAGGAATGAATTTAAAGATGAGTACCTCATGCTGCACCACCAACAACTGTAACCCAGATCAACCTACCT TTCCAGCGGCCGTTTTAAAGCACAATGGGATAGAATGCCCATTCTGCATGTCTGAAGGCAGCGACTGTTACTCTTCCGAAAACATGCCCTGCACCGGCAATGAGACCATGTGCATTTACCAGACTGCAGACATAACAG TGGGAAAATCATTAGAACGGAAAGCCTTTCGTGGTTGTGCCACACAAAGCATCTGCAATCTCATACGCTTGTCCTACGGCTCCAATGGAATCCACACCGACATTAAGATCTCCTGCACCAGTGGGACCAAAGGTCTCCAAAACGGCTTCTACATCTTAGCTATCATTTGTCCTTTTTTGctgaaattgtttgaaaatgtttaa